One genomic region from Pecten maximus chromosome 5, xPecMax1.1, whole genome shotgun sequence encodes:
- the LOC117328248 gene encoding uncharacterized protein LOC117328248 isoform X1, with protein MDIFRNKKRTVLSVADEHSQSPKSHKKKKDGSSSKLPTKTKKELQYQYSDEELVCNLSDSQPSSEVDTDSSGDDMNQASHTQRTLARRLTRREKQREELIRKKKEQNKISMDDFLNKQVEFHTWIEEEKHKIYNQISSPKKKVYFRTFMKLWNKRKLSQKYYRGSEEIQSPQLSQNTVNFNVFDEPDEFSHLTAIKRPKSKRLSVENGGFLDSPFSTFGKTPPKMQHQDSFDKENCTPVRPVSSFASPTVRTIKTSHVSPILELSEYQIPLNSVRVPSLSSNEDVSCTASGRLIPPYSVMPLPWVTDSDTSSVKSEITDEEDHSKMAAPVTSVVYALPRKTQTKKTVVQVKKSSRPPPVPPKPRSGLVNYCSSVDSNSGYSVIYPRSAPDSVSIESDQSGDSVFKHGPMIDYHSNRSSMSDPGHRNVYASLDSISMNSVESDPGYRFIAPATDASSVKSCSVIESDEDLPLPPPPEIPSVLDYTESDLPPPPPPPPGSSSPDIFKCQEFPSVPIQMIDSSLPDQVTGLMNDDMKDNVGERGNTTRLGDAEGHTTTVGHTTDIQSVASPQKARLGWCHALTAKPYSAPSRSVSKVVLLQGIDRDPCNDMQGSQLGLSKLSDMTERTNSDDVYANLNFLKKGEYTATCNRVTTGKCEMNDNNHKEKINKIAIQDTPATEDAEPSDGVVSPGYMEMDSIKNTLTGRVTSKCDTHCAANDSTSERVVSPGYMEMDSIKNTITGGVASKRDTHCTTNIDTSERVVSLGYMEMDSIKNTLTGRVTSKRDTHCTANDSTSDRVVSPGYMEMASIKNTITGGLASQQDIYGQTDTDTDDKVLSPGYVELEKIQTSDISRNAASNLPMYAVHEEVLPTSPLPKAWHGTMTNPSDYTILEVRDQGMKGSPGCGGNMYREPDVDISPNVTTRRGRRRKTLKQDTISAMDSCPTLEELNLSRDTGSDGKSKPDNPITQTEPPISQTEPPITQTEPPITQTEPPITQTEPPITQTEPPITQTEPPITQTEPPITQTEPPITQTEPPITQTEPPITQTEPPITQTEPPITQTEPPITQTEPPITQTEPPITQTEDQALKAQIQMFTHLNNGDHSDKSDCLSETHFIGFDMEQRRSNSINEDVFHPAPHLNVKPGIQRNGDYCQLYSKQDSEVSKSSSSVKQQNCTEQSQGSLSTDQEPSRSLNTNQQFSRSSSTQQPPRSFSTDQQPPRSFSTDQQPPRSLSKDQQPPRSLSKDQHPQSSSRIDQTTFHPIGNLSVEKGVFLENNVAEPSSCVISTSVSSVCVQSNVKIQHNSNPQSKLGHVRNPSISRPKWLSNDGHGTRNPDPPSNGGHRRNLPAPSNTPHSLRLPVKSESSILSAPHLQVTAPYSLTMLTQSPRKLQNFRDRIPAKFPAKNKGYPDIQSHPLLQIQCAPNQTIKPNSQTVNRENDVKHGVEVLKVQCAPTPALKTTSQQTLDRGTDVTSQQTLDRGTDVTSQQTLDRGTDVKHETEILETDIDSITGNDSHELGKPKLQRAQSSETIIW; from the exons ATGGATATTTTCAG GAATAAAAAGAGAACAGTTTTGTCAGTAGCAGATGAACACTCACAATCTCCAAAGAGTCACAAGAAGAAAAAAGATGGCTCTTCCAGTAAGCTGCCAACGAAGACAAAGAAGGAATTGcaatatcagtacagtgatGAGGAGTTGGTGTGTAATTTGTCAGATTCGCAGCCAAGTAGTGAAGTGGATACAG ATTCCTCCGGGGATGACATGAATCAGGCTAGCCATACACAGCGAACTCTGGCCCGCAGACTCACACGTAGGGAGAAGCAACGAGAGGAACTCATCAGGAAAAAGAAGGAACAAA acaagatatctaTGGATGACTTCCTAAACAAACAGGTAGAATTTCACACCTGGATAGAAGAAGAG AAACACAAGATTTACAATCAGATATCTTCTCCCAAGAAGAAAGTTTACTTCAGGACATTTATGAAGCTTTGGAACAAAAGGAAGTTGTCACAG AAATATTACCGGGGTTCAGAGGAGATTCAAAGTCCACAACTATCACAGAACACAGTAAATTTCAATGTGTTCGATGAGCCAGATGAATTTTCACACCTCACTGCCATCAAACGACCGAAGTCAAAGCGACTTTCAGTGGAAAATGGAGGATTTTTGGACTCTCCGTTCTCAACTTTTGGAAAAACCCCTCCTAAAATGCAGCATCAAGATAGTTTTGACAAGGAGAACTGTACTCCTGTT AGGCCAGTCAGTTCATTCGCATCACCAACAGTACGGACCATCAAGACCAGTCATGTGTCGCCTATTTTG GAGCTAAGTGAGTACCAGATTCCCCTTAACTCTGTCCGTGTTCCATCACTCAGCAGTAACGAGGATGTCAGCTGTACTGCTAGTGGCAG ACTCATCCCTCCTTACTCTGTGATGCCGTTACCGTGGGTAACAGATAGTGATACCTCATCTGTCAAATCAGAAATCACTGACGAAGAAGATCATTCTAAGATGGCTGCCCCTGTGACTTCAGTAGTGTATGCTCTGCCACGTAAAACTCAGACAAAGAAAACTGTTGTACAAGTGAAAAAGTCCTCCCGGCCTCCTCCTGTTCCCCCCAAACCTCGTTCTGGATTGGTCAATTATTGCTCCTCTGTGGATTCCAACTCTGGCTACAGTGTTATTTACCCTCGGTCAGCTCCGGACTCTGTCAGTATCGAGTCTGACCAGTCTGGTGATTCAGTGTTCAAACATGGACCTATGATAGATTACCATAGTAACAGGTCATCAATGTCTGATCCTGGTCACAGAAATGTTTACGCATCTTTGGATTCCATCAGTATGAACTCTGTTGAATCAGATCCTGGGTACAGATTTATTGCTCCTGCTACAGATGCCAGCAGTGTTAAGTCCTGTTCTGTCATAGAAAGTGATGAAGACTTACCACTACCCCCACCCCCAGAGATACCATCTGTCCTGGATTATACAGAGTCAGACTTACCTCCGCCTCCGCCTCCGCCTCCAGGCTCCTCCTCCCCAGATATCTTTAAATGTCAGGAGTTTCCAAGTGTCCCCATACAGATGATAGATAGTTCTCTCCCTGATCAGGTCACAGGTTTGATGAATGATGACATGAAGGATAACGTTGGTGAGAGAGGTAACACTACAAGGTTAGGTGATGCTGAAGGTCACACAACCACAGTCggccacacaacagacattcaGTCTGTAGCCAGTCCACAGAAGGCTAGACTGGGATGGTGCCATGCTCTAACAGCTAAACCCTATTCTGCTCCCTCACGTAGCGTGTCCAAAGTGGTGCTTCTACAGGGGATAGACAGGGACCCTTGTAACGACATGCAGGGATCACAGTTGGGGCTAAGTAAGCTAAGTGATATGACTGAACGTACCAACTCTGATGATGTTTATGCAAATCTAAACTTTCTAAAGAAGGGAGAGTACACAGCTACATGTAACAGGGTCACAACAGGCAAGTGTGAAATGAATGATAATAATCATAAAGAGAAGATAAACAAAATTGCCATTCAGGACACTCCTGCTACCGAGGACGCAGAGCCTAGTGACGGAGTTGTTTCTCCTGGATACATGGAGATGGACAGTATCAAAAACACCTTGACAGGGAGAGTGACCTCTAAGTGCGACACCCATTGTGCAGCTAACGATAGCACCAGTGAGAGAGTTGTTTCCCCTGGATACATGGAGATGGACAGTATCAAAAACACTATCACAGGGGGAGTGGCCTCTAAGCGCGACACCCATTGTACAACTAACATTGACACTAGTGagagagttgtttcccttggaTACATGGAGATGGACAGTATCAAAAACACCTTGACAGGGAGAGTGACCTCTAAGCGCGACACCCATTGTACAGCTAACGATAGCACCAGTGACAGGGTTGTTTCCCCTGGATACATGGAGATGGCCAGTATCAAAAACACTATCACAGGGGGACTGGCCTCTCAGCAGGACATCTATGGTCAAACTGATACAGACACTGATGATAAGGTTCTCTCTCCTGGCTACGTGGAGCTGGAGAAAATTCAGACTTCTGATATCAGTAGAAATGCTGCCTCTAACCTACCTATGTATGCAGTACATGAGGAGGTGCTTCCAACTTCACCTCTCCCCAAAGCCTGGCACGGTACGATGACCAATCCTTCTGACTACACAATTTTGGAGGTGAGGGATCAGGGAATGAAGGGCTCTCCAGGGTGTGGCGGGAACATGTATAGAGAACCTGATGTGGATATCAGTCCCAATGTGACAACCAGGCGTGGTAGACGACGGAAAACACTTAAACAGGATACTATTTCTGCAATGGACAGCTGCCCTACACTGGAGGAACTCAACTTATCAAGAGACACTGGGTCAGATGGCAAGTCAAAACCAGACAACCCCATCACACAGACAGAGCCACCCATCTCACAGACAGAGCCACCCATCACACAGACAGAGCCACCCATCACACAGACAGAGCCACCCATCACACAGACAGAGCCACCCATTACACAGACAGAGCCACCCATCACACAGACAGAGCCACCCATCACACAGACAGAGCCACCCATCACACAGACAGAGCCACCCATCACACAGACAGAGCCACCAATCACACAGACAGAGCCACCCATCACACAGACAGAGCCACCAATCACACAGACAGAGCCACCCATTACACAGACAGAGCCACCCATTACACAGACAGAGCCACCAATCACACAGACAGAGCCACCCATCACACAGACAGAGGACCAGGCCTTAAAAGCACAAATCCAAATGTTTACACACTTAAATAATGGAGACCATTCTGATAAGTCAGATTGTCTATCAGAAACACATTTCATTGGCTTTGATATGGAGCAAAGAAGGAGCAATTCCATTAATGAAGATGTCTTTCATCCAGCACCTCATCTAAATGTCAAACCGGGTATACAGAGAAATGGCGACTATTGTCAGTTGTACAGCAAACAGGACTCTGAAGTGTCTAAATCATCTAGTAGTGTGAAACAACAAAACTGTACAGAACAGTCTCAGGGGTCACTCAGTACAGACCAGGAACCATCAAGGTCTCTTAATACAAATCAACAATTTTCAAGGTCATCAAGTACACAGCAACCACCAAGGTCATTCAGTACAGATCAACAACCACCAAGGTCATTCAGTACAGATCAACAACCTCCAAGGTCACTTAGTAAAGATCAACAACCTCCAAGGTCACTTAGTAAAGATCAGCATCCACAGAGTTCATCTAGAATTGATCAGACTACATTTCATCCTATTGGCAATCTCAGTGTTGAAAAGGGTGTTTTTTTAGAGAACAATGTAGCAGAACCCTCTTCGTGTGTGATTTCCACCTCAGTTTCTTCTGTGTGTGTCCAGAGTAATGTAAAAATACAACACAATTCTAATCCACAAAGTAAACTTGGGCATGTGAGAAATCCCTCTATATCAAGACCTAAGTGGTTATCAAATGATGGACATGGCACACGAAATCCTGACCCACCCAGTAATGGTGGTCATAGGAGAAATCTGCCGGCTCCTAGTAACACTCCACACAGTTTACGCCTACCTGTCAAAAGTGAAAGTTCCATATTGTCAGCCCCTCATTTACAGGTGACAGCACCCTATTCTCTCACAATGCTCACTCAAAGTCCACGAAAATTACAAAACTTTCGTGATCGCATACCTGCCAAATTTCCAGCCAAAAACAAAGGCTATCCCGACATTCAAAGTCATCCCCTTCTCCAGATACAATGTGCTCCAAATCAAACCATCAAGCCAAACTCACAAACTGTAAATAGAGAGAATGATGTAAAGCATGGGGTGGAAGTGCTAAAGGTACAATGTGCTCCAACTCCAGCTTTgaaaacaacatcacaacagaCATTAGATAGAGGGACTGATGTGACATCACAACAGACATTAGATAGAGGGACTGATGTAACATCACAACAGACATTAGATAGAGGGACTGATGTGAAGCATGAGACAGAAATACTAGAGACTGATATCGACTCAATAACTGGCAACGACAGTCATGAACTGGGGAAACCAAAACTTCAAAGAGCACAATCTTCAGAGACTATCATTTGGTAG
- the LOC117328248 gene encoding uncharacterized protein LOC117328248 isoform X2 yields MKLWNKRKLSQKYYRGSEEIQSPQLSQNTVNFNVFDEPDEFSHLTAIKRPKSKRLSVENGGFLDSPFSTFGKTPPKMQHQDSFDKENCTPVRPVSSFASPTVRTIKTSHVSPILELSEYQIPLNSVRVPSLSSNEDVSCTASGRLIPPYSVMPLPWVTDSDTSSVKSEITDEEDHSKMAAPVTSVVYALPRKTQTKKTVVQVKKSSRPPPVPPKPRSGLVNYCSSVDSNSGYSVIYPRSAPDSVSIESDQSGDSVFKHGPMIDYHSNRSSMSDPGHRNVYASLDSISMNSVESDPGYRFIAPATDASSVKSCSVIESDEDLPLPPPPEIPSVLDYTESDLPPPPPPPPGSSSPDIFKCQEFPSVPIQMIDSSLPDQVTGLMNDDMKDNVGERGNTTRLGDAEGHTTTVGHTTDIQSVASPQKARLGWCHALTAKPYSAPSRSVSKVVLLQGIDRDPCNDMQGSQLGLSKLSDMTERTNSDDVYANLNFLKKGEYTATCNRVTTGKCEMNDNNHKEKINKIAIQDTPATEDAEPSDGVVSPGYMEMDSIKNTLTGRVTSKCDTHCAANDSTSERVVSPGYMEMDSIKNTITGGVASKRDTHCTTNIDTSERVVSLGYMEMDSIKNTLTGRVTSKRDTHCTANDSTSDRVVSPGYMEMASIKNTITGGLASQQDIYGQTDTDTDDKVLSPGYVELEKIQTSDISRNAASNLPMYAVHEEVLPTSPLPKAWHGTMTNPSDYTILEVRDQGMKGSPGCGGNMYREPDVDISPNVTTRRGRRRKTLKQDTISAMDSCPTLEELNLSRDTGSDGKSKPDNPITQTEPPISQTEPPITQTEPPITQTEPPITQTEPPITQTEPPITQTEPPITQTEPPITQTEPPITQTEPPITQTEPPITQTEPPITQTEPPITQTEPPITQTEPPITQTEPPITQTEDQALKAQIQMFTHLNNGDHSDKSDCLSETHFIGFDMEQRRSNSINEDVFHPAPHLNVKPGIQRNGDYCQLYSKQDSEVSKSSSSVKQQNCTEQSQGSLSTDQEPSRSLNTNQQFSRSSSTQQPPRSFSTDQQPPRSFSTDQQPPRSLSKDQQPPRSLSKDQHPQSSSRIDQTTFHPIGNLSVEKGVFLENNVAEPSSCVISTSVSSVCVQSNVKIQHNSNPQSKLGHVRNPSISRPKWLSNDGHGTRNPDPPSNGGHRRNLPAPSNTPHSLRLPVKSESSILSAPHLQVTAPYSLTMLTQSPRKLQNFRDRIPAKFPAKNKGYPDIQSHPLLQIQCAPNQTIKPNSQTVNRENDVKHGVEVLKVQCAPTPALKTTSQQTLDRGTDVTSQQTLDRGTDVTSQQTLDRGTDVKHETEILETDIDSITGNDSHELGKPKLQRAQSSETIIW; encoded by the exons ATGAAGCTTTGGAACAAAAGGAAGTTGTCACAG AAATATTACCGGGGTTCAGAGGAGATTCAAAGTCCACAACTATCACAGAACACAGTAAATTTCAATGTGTTCGATGAGCCAGATGAATTTTCACACCTCACTGCCATCAAACGACCGAAGTCAAAGCGACTTTCAGTGGAAAATGGAGGATTTTTGGACTCTCCGTTCTCAACTTTTGGAAAAACCCCTCCTAAAATGCAGCATCAAGATAGTTTTGACAAGGAGAACTGTACTCCTGTT AGGCCAGTCAGTTCATTCGCATCACCAACAGTACGGACCATCAAGACCAGTCATGTGTCGCCTATTTTG GAGCTAAGTGAGTACCAGATTCCCCTTAACTCTGTCCGTGTTCCATCACTCAGCAGTAACGAGGATGTCAGCTGTACTGCTAGTGGCAG ACTCATCCCTCCTTACTCTGTGATGCCGTTACCGTGGGTAACAGATAGTGATACCTCATCTGTCAAATCAGAAATCACTGACGAAGAAGATCATTCTAAGATGGCTGCCCCTGTGACTTCAGTAGTGTATGCTCTGCCACGTAAAACTCAGACAAAGAAAACTGTTGTACAAGTGAAAAAGTCCTCCCGGCCTCCTCCTGTTCCCCCCAAACCTCGTTCTGGATTGGTCAATTATTGCTCCTCTGTGGATTCCAACTCTGGCTACAGTGTTATTTACCCTCGGTCAGCTCCGGACTCTGTCAGTATCGAGTCTGACCAGTCTGGTGATTCAGTGTTCAAACATGGACCTATGATAGATTACCATAGTAACAGGTCATCAATGTCTGATCCTGGTCACAGAAATGTTTACGCATCTTTGGATTCCATCAGTATGAACTCTGTTGAATCAGATCCTGGGTACAGATTTATTGCTCCTGCTACAGATGCCAGCAGTGTTAAGTCCTGTTCTGTCATAGAAAGTGATGAAGACTTACCACTACCCCCACCCCCAGAGATACCATCTGTCCTGGATTATACAGAGTCAGACTTACCTCCGCCTCCGCCTCCGCCTCCAGGCTCCTCCTCCCCAGATATCTTTAAATGTCAGGAGTTTCCAAGTGTCCCCATACAGATGATAGATAGTTCTCTCCCTGATCAGGTCACAGGTTTGATGAATGATGACATGAAGGATAACGTTGGTGAGAGAGGTAACACTACAAGGTTAGGTGATGCTGAAGGTCACACAACCACAGTCggccacacaacagacattcaGTCTGTAGCCAGTCCACAGAAGGCTAGACTGGGATGGTGCCATGCTCTAACAGCTAAACCCTATTCTGCTCCCTCACGTAGCGTGTCCAAAGTGGTGCTTCTACAGGGGATAGACAGGGACCCTTGTAACGACATGCAGGGATCACAGTTGGGGCTAAGTAAGCTAAGTGATATGACTGAACGTACCAACTCTGATGATGTTTATGCAAATCTAAACTTTCTAAAGAAGGGAGAGTACACAGCTACATGTAACAGGGTCACAACAGGCAAGTGTGAAATGAATGATAATAATCATAAAGAGAAGATAAACAAAATTGCCATTCAGGACACTCCTGCTACCGAGGACGCAGAGCCTAGTGACGGAGTTGTTTCTCCTGGATACATGGAGATGGACAGTATCAAAAACACCTTGACAGGGAGAGTGACCTCTAAGTGCGACACCCATTGTGCAGCTAACGATAGCACCAGTGAGAGAGTTGTTTCCCCTGGATACATGGAGATGGACAGTATCAAAAACACTATCACAGGGGGAGTGGCCTCTAAGCGCGACACCCATTGTACAACTAACATTGACACTAGTGagagagttgtttcccttggaTACATGGAGATGGACAGTATCAAAAACACCTTGACAGGGAGAGTGACCTCTAAGCGCGACACCCATTGTACAGCTAACGATAGCACCAGTGACAGGGTTGTTTCCCCTGGATACATGGAGATGGCCAGTATCAAAAACACTATCACAGGGGGACTGGCCTCTCAGCAGGACATCTATGGTCAAACTGATACAGACACTGATGATAAGGTTCTCTCTCCTGGCTACGTGGAGCTGGAGAAAATTCAGACTTCTGATATCAGTAGAAATGCTGCCTCTAACCTACCTATGTATGCAGTACATGAGGAGGTGCTTCCAACTTCACCTCTCCCCAAAGCCTGGCACGGTACGATGACCAATCCTTCTGACTACACAATTTTGGAGGTGAGGGATCAGGGAATGAAGGGCTCTCCAGGGTGTGGCGGGAACATGTATAGAGAACCTGATGTGGATATCAGTCCCAATGTGACAACCAGGCGTGGTAGACGACGGAAAACACTTAAACAGGATACTATTTCTGCAATGGACAGCTGCCCTACACTGGAGGAACTCAACTTATCAAGAGACACTGGGTCAGATGGCAAGTCAAAACCAGACAACCCCATCACACAGACAGAGCCACCCATCTCACAGACAGAGCCACCCATCACACAGACAGAGCCACCCATCACACAGACAGAGCCACCCATCACACAGACAGAGCCACCCATTACACAGACAGAGCCACCCATCACACAGACAGAGCCACCCATCACACAGACAGAGCCACCCATCACACAGACAGAGCCACCCATCACACAGACAGAGCCACCAATCACACAGACAGAGCCACCCATCACACAGACAGAGCCACCAATCACACAGACAGAGCCACCCATTACACAGACAGAGCCACCCATTACACAGACAGAGCCACCAATCACACAGACAGAGCCACCCATCACACAGACAGAGGACCAGGCCTTAAAAGCACAAATCCAAATGTTTACACACTTAAATAATGGAGACCATTCTGATAAGTCAGATTGTCTATCAGAAACACATTTCATTGGCTTTGATATGGAGCAAAGAAGGAGCAATTCCATTAATGAAGATGTCTTTCATCCAGCACCTCATCTAAATGTCAAACCGGGTATACAGAGAAATGGCGACTATTGTCAGTTGTACAGCAAACAGGACTCTGAAGTGTCTAAATCATCTAGTAGTGTGAAACAACAAAACTGTACAGAACAGTCTCAGGGGTCACTCAGTACAGACCAGGAACCATCAAGGTCTCTTAATACAAATCAACAATTTTCAAGGTCATCAAGTACACAGCAACCACCAAGGTCATTCAGTACAGATCAACAACCACCAAGGTCATTCAGTACAGATCAACAACCTCCAAGGTCACTTAGTAAAGATCAACAACCTCCAAGGTCACTTAGTAAAGATCAGCATCCACAGAGTTCATCTAGAATTGATCAGACTACATTTCATCCTATTGGCAATCTCAGTGTTGAAAAGGGTGTTTTTTTAGAGAACAATGTAGCAGAACCCTCTTCGTGTGTGATTTCCACCTCAGTTTCTTCTGTGTGTGTCCAGAGTAATGTAAAAATACAACACAATTCTAATCCACAAAGTAAACTTGGGCATGTGAGAAATCCCTCTATATCAAGACCTAAGTGGTTATCAAATGATGGACATGGCACACGAAATCCTGACCCACCCAGTAATGGTGGTCATAGGAGAAATCTGCCGGCTCCTAGTAACACTCCACACAGTTTACGCCTACCTGTCAAAAGTGAAAGTTCCATATTGTCAGCCCCTCATTTACAGGTGACAGCACCCTATTCTCTCACAATGCTCACTCAAAGTCCACGAAAATTACAAAACTTTCGTGATCGCATACCTGCCAAATTTCCAGCCAAAAACAAAGGCTATCCCGACATTCAAAGTCATCCCCTTCTCCAGATACAATGTGCTCCAAATCAAACCATCAAGCCAAACTCACAAACTGTAAATAGAGAGAATGATGTAAAGCATGGGGTGGAAGTGCTAAAGGTACAATGTGCTCCAACTCCAGCTTTgaaaacaacatcacaacagaCATTAGATAGAGGGACTGATGTGACATCACAACAGACATTAGATAGAGGGACTGATGTAACATCACAACAGACATTAGATAGAGGGACTGATGTGAAGCATGAGACAGAAATACTAGAGACTGATATCGACTCAATAACTGGCAACGACAGTCATGAACTGGGGAAACCAAAACTTCAAAGAGCACAATCTTCAGAGACTATCATTTGGTAG
- the LOC117328247 gene encoding LOW QUALITY PROTEIN: glycerol-3-phosphate phosphatase-like (The sequence of the model RefSeq protein was modified relative to this genomic sequence to represent the inferred CDS: deleted 1 base in 1 codon), translating to MKLRKIARSPIAKICWEYMAQCKSWTGLVPRNFNSTCQTRPLTTDASSVRQLTINNLEPFLQSYDTFMLDCDGTLYGTDHVTGIPNVPEAISKLRNIGKHLLFVTNNSMHSNERYVNKFKEVGFEANESDIFGVANASAVYLRDLANVDGKVYVIGGQGMKQELDKHKLDNFGAGPDPDLASWDPKHLLQMEFKDNVQAVLVGFDEHFHYNKIYKAVSYLCDPNCLYVATNVVETAVKLGDGRIQPTTGALIQAISVPAKREPLVIGKPGTLLLDCIRHKHPDINLSRTVFIGDGLRSDIAFANNVGVDSVLVLTGSGTLDKIDGPDVTPTYVMDSFELFAKI from the exons ATGAAGCTTCGTAAGATTGCGAGATCACCGATAGCTAAGATATGTTGGGAATATATGGCACAGTGCAAATCGTGGACTGGACTAGTTCCTCGTAATTTTAACTCGACATGTCAAACCCGTCCACTGACTACGGACGCGTCAAGCGTCCGGCAATTGACAATCAATAATCTTGAACCATTCTTACAATCATATGATACATTCATGTTAGACTGTGATGGgactctgtatggtacagatcATGTGACA GGAATACCTAATGTGCCAGAGGCAATATCTAAATTACGGAATATTGGCAAGCATCTGTTGTTTGTCACAAATAACAGTATGCATTCAAACGAACGGTATGTCAACAAATTCAAGGAAGTTGGATTTGAAGCAAACGAATCGGACATTTTTGGCGTGGCAAATGCTTCTGCAGTATATTTGCGTGACCTTGCTAATGTAGATGGGAAAGTGTATGTCATTGGCGGGCAAGGTATGAAACAAGAACTTGACAAACATAAACTGGATAATTTCGGAGCAGGCCCAGATCCAGACCTGGCCTCCTGGGACCCAAAACATCTACTTCAGATGGAATTTAAAGACAATGTACAAGCAGTGTTGGTTGGTTTTGATGAACACTTTCACTACAACAAGATCTACAAAGCTGTGAGTTATCTCTGTGATCCCAATTGTCTCTATGTAGCCACCAATGTAGTAGAGACCGCTGTCAAGCTAGGAGATGGAAGAATACAGCCAACTACAGGTGCACTAATACAGGCAATATCTGTACCAGCGAAGAGAGAACCATTGGTGATTGGCAAGCCTGGCACTCTTTTACTGGACTGTATCCGACATAAACATCCTGATATCAACCTCAGTCGGACAGTGTTCATTGGCGATGGTCTCCGGTCTGACATTGCCTTTGCAAACAATGTTGGGGTTGACTCGGTGCTTGTGCTTACAGGTTCAGGGACCCTGGACAAAATAGACGGTCCTGATGTTACTCCAACATATGTTATGGATTCTTTTGAACTGTTTgcaaaaatatga